From Nocardia sp. XZ_19_385:
ACTGGAGCGAAATTTCCCAGCTCAACCGACCCTCCTGGGTGCATGATGGAGCTGGGCGTAGGAGGCAGCGGCCAGGGAAATCCTCGCCGCGCGCTTCCTGGAACGGTGCACCGGCGCCGCCGAGGCGCCGGAACCGCAGCAGCCCCAAGGTAAGTGAGGCAACCATGTCCATGTTGATTCCGCTGGTAGCGATCCTCGTCATGATCGGAGTCGCCTACCTGTTGCGGTACCTGCCCCGGTTCCTCGCACCCAAGGACTAAGCGCACATGATCTTGGCCATCTGGTAGACCGACTGCGCCTCTTCCTTGGAGGCCTCGACGGTGCCGTTCTTGGCCAGTTTGATGATGTCGGTGACGATCGCGTCCTCGGACTTGCCGCCCTTCACGTTCGTGCAGGTCTCGGTGAGAATTCCGGCGATCTGGGCGTCGGTGCGGCCCGCGGCCAGCTTCGGGAACGCGGACTTGTAGCTGACCACGAAGGTGCCGGCGCGGGCACTGTCGATGATCGAAGCGGCGGAGGCCGCGGCGGCGCTGGAGGCCGAGGCGGCGGGCGCGGCCGCCTTGTCCTCGCCGCCGCAGCCGGCGAGCAGCAGAGCGGCGAAGACGGTGGAGCTGGCCGCGATGGCGGCGGTAGTTCTGGTCACGCTGCGGGATGCTAGCGGCAACCGGCGAAAGTCGCCTCCCGTCTGGTTAACGGAAGGCGACCACCGCGTGGACGGAAACCGTGAGGTCAGGTCGGGTTGATCATGAAGACCGAAGCCCAGTACGCGGCCTGGTCCGGACCGAGCACCGGCATCAGGTAATCGAAGAGGATCGTTGACATGACTGCGTTTCTCCCAATTGTCGACGTACACGGACACTTTGCGAGCGATGCGGGATTCTGGCCGCCCGCATCGCCGGGGAACCCTAACAGCCGAGGGCGGTTTGCCTGGCCCGGCACGGCGTTTCGCTGGTAACTGGCTTCGGAGTGATCGACGTCATAGAGTGGGCGCCGTTGGTAAGACCCGTTTGCGGGGCGGTCTGACGGGTGCTTTTCATCTCCGAGTGCAGGAAGCAGGTCTCAAAACATATGCGGGTAGTTCGTTCACTGGTCGCCGGCGCGCTTATCGCCGGGGCCGCATCGGTTTTCGCGGTGCTGGGTGCTGGGTCCGCCAACGCGGTCGCGGTGACTCCGCTGCCGGGCGGGTTGCAGGTCGACCTCAGCCCCGGCGATACCCGGTGGGTCAGTCAGTCCAATATCGGTCTGGCGCTTGCCGGTCTGCCGCATCCGTCGGCGGCTTCCTTCGGTCAGGCGCTCGACGCCGCGGCCGAGGTTTCGTCGGCGGTGCCGAACGGCCGGGTGACCTTCACCGTGTTCGGTCCGCTCAATGAGCTGAACGGCACCATGCTGGCGCTGCAGTAGTAGCGGGCGGCTCTCACACTGTGGAACTGCACCAGCGGATTGTCTCGGCTCCGGTTGATTTCGGAGCCATCAGATCCGAATTCGGTTTGGCCTCGGCGTATCCCGCCGAGGCCACCGCGGAAGCCCGCGACGCGTCCGACGCGTTCGCGGGTTTTCGGATCGATCGCACCGACCTCGAGTTCGTGACGATCGACCCGCCGGGCGCCATGGACCTCGATCAAGCGGTTCATCTGGAACGCACGGAAACCGGTTTCACCGTGCACTACGCGATCGCCGACGTAGCCGCGGTGATCAACCCCGACGGCGCGCTCGCGCGCGAATCGGGTTCACGGGGGCAAACTTTCTACTTACCCGATGGCACCGTGCCGCTGCATCCGCCGGAGCTGTCGGAGGATTCCGCCAGCCTGCTGCCGGAACAGACCCGGCCCGCCGTGCTGTGGACCATCGAATGTGACTCCGCCGGAGAACCTTTGGAATACGCGGTCGAGCGGGCCCTGGTCCGCTCCCGCGCCCGGCTGGACTACGCGGGCGTCCAAGCCGACGCCGACGCGGGCCGCCTGCACCCCTCGATCGCAGCCCTGCCGGAATTCGGTCAGCGGCGCATCGAGGCCGGGCTGGCGCGCGGGGCGATCGGACTGCGGCTGCCGTCGCAGAGCATCATCCGCGACGACGGCGCTGATGGGCACTGGCAGCTCGTAGTGGAACCCCGCACCGCCGCCGACGACTGGAACGAACAGGTCTCCCTGCTCACCGGAATGGTCGCCGCCCGAATCATGTTGCAGGGCGACAGCTCCGGCGATGTCATCGCCCTGCTGCGCACCATGCCCCCGCCCGCCGAATCCGCCATCGCCGCCATGCGCCGCACCGCCGCCGCCCTGGGCGTGGACTGGCCCGCCGACCAGCCCGTCGGGCAGATGCTGGCTCTGCTGGACCCGAATACGCCTGCGGCACTTGTCCTGATGTCCGAGGCGACGGGCTTACTGCGGGGGGCCGGGTACACCGTGCTGAACGGGGACCCGGATGCCGCCACGGAAGCAACCGGCCAGGAGAGCGCCGAGAACACGTCTGCCGCTGCGGAACGCCGACCAAACCTGCTGCAACACAGCGCAATCGGTGCTCCCTATGCCCATGTCACGGCCCCGCTGCGCCGCCTGGGCGACCGCTTCGCCACCGAAATCTGCCTGGCTCGGCATGCGAAAACCGAAGTGCCGCAATGGGTCCGCGATGGCCTCACCGAAGTCGTCAGCACCCTGCGCCGCACCGACGCCATGGCGAACAAAATCGAACGCGCCTGCATCGACCTCACCGAATCAACGCTATTGTCCGAACGCGTCGGCCAGGCCTTCGACGCCGTGGTGATCCGCGAAGCCAACGGCAACCGCGCCGCTGAAATCTTCATCGCCGACCCACCGGTGCTCGGCCCGTGCAACGGCGAACCGCCAGAGGGCAGCACCGTCCGCGTCCAACTCACCTCCGCCGATCCCACTACCCGCAAGATCGTGTTCACATACCCGGCCTGACCGGCTCTGTCCCGCGCACAAACTCGCTGTGCGCAGGGGGTTTGCAGCAGTGCTAGTGCGCCCGCGCCCCAAACGAAACCCTTGCGTTCCCACGGACGACCGGCGTCGAGGGAGAACTTGCCGGCGCCGGTGAACCCGACGGCCGCGAGTGTCAGCGCGCTCTGCCGGTGCGACACTCCCGTTTGATGTGCGACGGCTCTACTGGTCGCGGCGGCTGGCGTGCGGGCGTGACGCTGTTCTACGGGGCTGGTTGGGGTGCGTGGGTGGTGAGGGCTTCTGCGGCGGCCGGGTAATTCTCCAGCTCGTCGTGGGCCGCTTCGTCTTCGGCGGACGCCAGCAGGTGGTAGAGGGCCGGGTTCTCGCCCGCGGCTTCGGCTTCGGCGGCGCGAGCAACGATGGCTTCGTGCGACTCGATGGCGTCGCGGTGGTCGCCGAGGACTGATTGCAGGTGTTTGGCGTGCTTACCGAGGTCGGTGGCCTCCTCGCCCAGGATGTCGGCGGCCGCCTCGCAGGAGTAGCGCAGGCGCTTGGCGCTCTTGCGGATGTCGTGCAGCATTTCGATGCGGTCGGCCGGTGCGGTGCTGGGTTCAGCGCGGATGAAAGCTTCGATGCGTTCGTGGTCGCGCTGCAGGACCACCCGGAAGAAATCGGGGGCTGGGACGGCGGCGCGGGAGGGGCGCAACGGGGGCTCGGACTTCCAGCGGGACAAGGTATTTCGCAACGCGAGATAGCGGTCGCTGTCGAGGGCGGCGAGGATCTGCGCGTGCGCGCCGTCATAACGGGCGCGCTCGGCGGTCACCAAGCGCGCAGTGGTCTTGTCGACATCGTCAGCGGTGGCGATGGGGGCGTTGACGCGCGTCTCGCCCGCGGTGACACCACCGCCAGGCGCGCAATCTCCGGGCAGGGCATCGCTGGTTGCGGCATCGCCGGGCGTGGCATCCCTGGTTGCGTCACCATTGGCCGTGCCACCGTTGGGCGCGGCATCGCCGGGCCTGGCATCGCTGGGCGCGGCATCTTGGGGAGCGGCAGCGCTGGTTGCGGCGCCATCCGACTTGGCCTCCCTCGGCGCATCGCCCGACGCGTCCACGGGTTTCCCTGTGACCGTGTCGATTTCGGCGACCTCCGTGGCGGCGTCCAGGTGCTTGGACATCAGCTTCTCGAACCGGTCGGCGCGGACCTCGGCGTCGCGGGCGACGCCGAGCAGGCCCGCGAGCCACTTGAGTTCCGCGCTGATCTCAGCGGCCCGGTCTCGTTGCAGCAGCATGCGGTAGGAGCGCAGCACGCTGCGCAGGCGGCGGGTGGCGACCCGCATCTGGTGCACCGAATCGTCCGCGTCGGAACGGACTTCGGGTTCGGCGGCCAGCAGCCGGTCGATATCGCTGGACAGGGCTGCGATGAGTGCCGTACCGGCGCTGACCTCCATGGGATCAACTCACTTTCGGGCGAAGCTGTCTGTCGCTTCGACCAATCGGTCGACGATGCCGGGTTCGCTCGAGGCGTGCCCTGCGTCGTCGACGATGTGCAGCACCGATCCGGGCCAGGCGCGGTGCAGGTCCCATGCGCTGACCGGCGGGCAGACGACGTCGTAGCGGCCCTGCACGATCACCGCGGGAATATGGGTGATCTTAGCGAGGTCGCGCAACAGCTGCCCTTCCTCGAGGAAACCACCGTGGCGGAAGTAGTGGTTCTCGATGCGGGCGAAGGCGAGTGCGAAGCGGGGGTCGCCGAATTCGGCGACCCGGTCCGGGTTCGGCAGCAGGGAGGCGGTCGCACCTTCCCAGGTGGTCCAGGCGATGGCCGCGGCGGCGGCGACCTCCGGGTCGGGGGAGTGCAGCAGCCGGTGATAGGCCTCGACCAGGTCGCTGTCGCGCTCGTCGACCGGCACCGGGGCGAGGAACTTCTCCCACAGGTCCGGGTACATGTTGCCCGCGGCCCCGTTGTAGTACCAGTCGATTTCCTTGCGCCGCAACAGGAAAATGCCGCGCAGCACCAGTTCGGTGACCCGCTCGGAATGCTGCTGCGCGTAGGCCAGGGCGAGAGTGGAGCCCCACGAGCCGCCGAACACCTGCCAGCGTTCGATGCCCAAATGTGCGCGCAGCGCTTCGATATCGGCGATCAGGTGCGGCGTGGTGTTGGTCTCCAGGCCGGCGCCGTCGGCGATATGCGGTGTGCTGCGCCCACATCCGCGCTGATCGAGCAGCACGATGCGGTAGGCGGCCGGGTCGAAGAAGCGCCGGTACACCGGATCGGTGCCGCCGCCGGGCCCGCCGTGCAGGAACACCACCGGCTTCCCGTCGGGGTTACCGCTGACTTCCCAGTACATGGATTGGCCGTCGCCGACGTCGAGCATGCCGCTGTCGAACGGTTCGATGGCGGGGTAGAGGGTGCGTCGAGTCATCAGAAGGCAATCCCCGCAGCGAGATTCGGGAGCTCCAGGGCTTCGATGGCCTGCTGGCGCACATCGGCACAGGACTTGGTGGTGACCGTGTCGATGATCGACTTGTCGTGCAGGATATGGCCGTTGATGCCGCCCTGCTGAATACCCCACTGGTGCACCAGCGCGTTCAGCCCGATCTTGCCGATCGTCGGGCCCTGCACCCGCCAGCTCGACAGTTCCGGCTTGATCAGCTCACACAGCTGCGTGGCGCTCGCGTCGGAGATCTCCAGCGTGGTGGTCGGCGCGGCCGTCGTCTTCGAACCCTGCGCCGAGGAGGTGCTCGGCGCGGAGGTCCCCGCCGGTTGCGGATCGCTCGAAGTAGTACACGCGGCCAGCGCCGCAACGGTACACACCCCCGCCACCACCAGGGTGCTGCATGAAATCCAACGGCTCTGCGGCATTCGATACCTCGTAACTCGTGTCGGCTGATCGCCCCCGAGTCTGCCACCCTCCCCTGTGGGCTCCATGAAAAGTGGGACATGACCGGGGCGAACGTCGCGTAGACGCCGCGGTCATGTCCCACTTATCGGCTAGTTCAGAAGCTGTGCTCCGGGCCGGGGAAGGTGCCGCGGCGGACTTCGTCGGCGTAGTTGGCGGCGGCGGTGCGCAGGTCCAGGCCGATGCTGGCGAAACGCTTGACGAACTTGGCGGTTTTGCCGCTGGTGTAGCCGGCCATGTCCTGCCAGACCAGCACCTGGGCGTCGCAATCCGGGCCGGCGCCGATGCCGACGGTCGGAATGGTCAGCTTGTGCGTGACCTGACCGGCGATTTCGGCCGGAACCATCTCCATCACCACGGCGAACGCGCCCGCCTCCTGGACGGCCATGGCGTCGTGGACCAGCTGTTCGGCGGCGTCGCCACGGCCCTGCACGCGGAAACCGCCGAGCGTGTTGACGCTCTGCGGGGTGAAGCCGATGTGCGCCATGACGGGGATGCCGGCCGCGGTGATCAGCGCGATCTGTTCGGCGACCCGCTCACCACCCTCCAGCTTCACCGCGTGCGCCTGGCCCTCCTTCATGAACCGGGTCGCGGTGGCGAGTGCCTGCTCGGGGGAGGATTCGTAGGTGCCGAACGGCAGGTCGGCCACCACCAGGGCATTCGGTGCGCCCCGGACCACGCCGCGGACCAGCGGAATCAGCTCGTCGACGGTGATCGGCACGGTGGTGTCGTAGCCGTACACGACGTTGGCGGCCGAGTCGCCGACCAGCAGCACGGGGATACCGGCTTCTTCGAAGAGGACAGCCGAGGAGTAGTCGTAGGCGGTGAGCATGGCCCACTTCTCGCCGTCGGCCTTCATCTGCTGCAGATGGGTGACGCGGGTCTTGCGCCGCTTCTTCGGTTCGGCCGGGGCAGCGCCGTAGGCAGTGGTCTCTGAATCGGATCCGGACATCATCGTCCCTTCATTGAGTGTCGCCTCGAGGCCCTGTCGGGTCCCCGGGTCTTCTGACTCCTCCAGTCTGCCACCGTCGTCGGGCCCTGAATAAGGGCCCTCCCCGGTGCGATCGGTCACACCGGCCGGTGTCGGTCGGTTTGCCCGGGAGCGGCTGGGTGCGGCGGTACTGGCAGGATCGTGCCCATGGGCTTGCGACGGGGCGTGCTGGGTGTGGCGGTGCTGGCGTTGATCGCGGGCGGATGCGCGGCGCAGGAGGACGAAAAGCCCAGCGCGCCGATGCCGGCCACGCCGGTGTCGCTCGACAAGTTCTACGCGCAGACCGTGCAGTGGGGGTCCTGCGAGAACGTCACCAGCGATCGGCTGCCGCCCGCCGCGGAGTGCGCCAAGGTCACCGTGCCGGTCGACTACGCGAAACCGGACGGGCCGACCGCGCAGCTCGCGCTGTCCCGGATTCCGGCTTCCGGCAAGAAGATCGGGTCGCTGCTGCTGAATCCGGGCGGTCCCGGGGTGTCCGGCTTGTCGATCGTGAGCCTGGCCGGGGGTTCGCCGCTGGCCGAGCGGTTCGATCGGGTCGGGTTCGATCCGCGCGGTGTCGGTTCGTCGACACCGTCGATCACCTGCCTGAATCCCCAAGAAGCGGACGCCGAACGCGCCGAGCGGCCCGTGGACAACACGCCCGAGGGGATCGCCGAGCAAGAGGCGGAGAACAAGGAATACGTCGGCAAGTGCGTCGAACGGACCGGGGCGGACATCCTTTCGCATGTCGGCACCCGGGAAGTGGTGCAGGACATGGATGTCATCCGCGCGGTGCTCGGCGACCCGAAACTCAGCTACCTCGGCTACTCCTACGGCACCAAGCTGGGTTCGGCTTACGCCGAGAAGTATCCGGACCGGGTGCGCGCGCTGGTGCTGGACGGGGCCATCGATTCCTCGCAGGATCCGGTCGACGAATCACTGCGCCAGGCCGCCGGTTTCCAGAAGGCCTTCGATGCTTTCAGCGCCGACTGCGCCAAGCAGCCCGACTGCGCCCTGGGATCCGACCCCGCTCAGTCCGTCGCCCGGTTCCGCGACCTGGTGAATCCGTTGCGCGACAAGCCTGCTGCCACCACCGACGCTCGCGGCCTGTCCTACGGCGACGCCATCACCGGCGTCCAGCAGGCGCTGTATTCCGACTCGCTGTGGCGCGTGCTGTTCACCGGCTTGGCCGAGCTGCAGCAGGGCCGCGGCGACACTCTCCTGCAACTGGCCGACATGTACGACGGCCGCAACGACGACGGCTCCTACGTGAACACGCAGGACGCCTTCAACGCCATTCGCTGCGTCGACGACCCGCGTATCACCGACCCCGCCATCGCCTCCCGCCAGGACGCCGAATACCGCAAGGCCGCACCGTTTCTCGACGACGGCAAGGGCACCGGGACGGCCGCGTTGGAACTGTGCGCGTTCTGGCCGGTCCCGAACAGCTCCGAGCCGCACAAGATCTCGGTCCAGGGTCTGCCGAAGGTGGTCGTCGTCTCCACCACCGAGGACCCCGCCACCCCGTACCAGGCGGGTGTCGACCTGTCTCGGCAACTGGGCGCGTCGCTGATCACCTTTCAGGGCACGCGCCACACCGCCGCCCTGGTGGCCGGGGACGAATGCCTGGACAGCGCCGTGGTCGCCTACCTGACGGATCTGACGGAACCGGGCTCGCAGCTCACCTGCGGACAGGCGAGCTGAACTACCGCATAGCGGATTATGCTCTGGCATACCAGAGCGCTCGCAGATACGTTGTGAAGTCACAAGCTCCGGTGCGCAGGACGCCGAGTTGGGCTCGGGGAACTGTTCCGTCGCCTAGCGAAATCGAAAGTCCCTTCCGGGTGGTACCACCGGCTGGGTAGCGTGCGGATTCTCAAATCTGTTCGCACACAAGGAGTTTCTGTGGCGTCCTCACTTACCACCCGCTTGGCGGCGCTGTTCGGCGCGGCCTGTGCGGCGCTGTCACTAGCGGTCACCGCGGCCGCACCCGTCTACGCCGACGAAGAAGTGGAGCCGGAGGTCAACGCCGCCGCCTGCACGACAACACCGACCAACGGCACCGAGGAAAGGGGTCCCGACGGACGCAGGTACCTGGTGAAGGTGCCCGCCGGGCTCTCCGGCAACGCTCCGCTGGTCGTGGCCCTGCACGGCGGCTACAGCAATCCGCGCCAGCACCTCGACCAGTCTGGCTGGGAGGACTTCGCCAACGACAAGAAGTTCATCCTCGTCGCGCCGCGTGGGAACAAGGACGAAGGCGACAGCAATCCCAGCACCTGGGCGTGGCACGCCACCTCCACGGACGTCGACTACATCAAGTCGGTGGTGAACGAGGTCCGGACGAAATGGTGCGTGAACCCCAAGCGCATCCATCTCACCGGGCACTCCAACGGCGGGCAGATGGCCTCCCGCGCCGGCTGCCTGGCCTCGACCTACTTCGCCTCGGGCGCGGTGTACGCACCCGCCCCGCCGCCCACGGGATGCAATCCGGCGCGCGCGATCTCGTGGGGCGTGTTCCACCAGCGTGGTGACGGCACGGTGTGGCACGAGATGGCCTACAGCCACGTCATGTACTGGATGTGGGAGAACCGCCCCTGCAACAACGACACGCCGGACGGCGGGACCAACACTTTCGAATCCAAGCGCTGGAGTTGCGACGCGGGGACCTCGGTCGTGTGGCGCACCTACCACGGCGGCAACCATGACTGGCCCACCGGCGCACGCCGCACCGAAGTGATGAACCGCATGTGGGCGTTGTTCCAGGGCAGCCCGCTGCCGTAAGGCCCCGGCGAGATCCTTCGTGCCGGCGAAGGATCTCGCTTTTTGCCCCGGAACCCAATCTTCAGTCCCGACGTAACACGGATTTAACGCCAGGTGCCTACGCTCGCGGACATGGATCGCCAGAAGGAATTCGTGCTGCGGACGCTCGAAGAACGGGACATCCGCTTCGTGCGGCTCTGGTTCACCGACGTCTTGGGTTATCTGAAGTCCGTCGCGATCGCTCCCGCCGAGCTCGAGGGCGCGTTCGAGGAGGGCATCGGCTTCGACGGCTCGGCCATCGAGGGCTTCGCCCGCGTCTCGGAGGCCGACATGGTCGCCCGGCCGGATCCCTCGACGTTCCAGGTGCTGCCCTGGGCGACCTCCAAGGGTCACCAGCATTCCGCGCGCATGTTCTGCGATATCACCATGCCCGACGGTTCGCCGTCCTGGGCCGACCCGCGCCACGTGCTGCGGCGGCAGCTGAACAAGGCCGCCGATGTCGGGTTCAGCTGCTACGTGCACCCGGAGATCGAATTCTTCCTGCTGAAGAACGGCCCGCAGGACGGCTCCAAGCCGACCCCGGCCGACAGCGGCGGCTTCTTCGACCAGGCCGTGCACGATTCCGCGCCGAACTTCCGCCGGCACGCCATCGACGCGCTGGAGTCCATGGGCATCTCGGTGGAGTTCAGCCACCACGAGGGCGCCCCGGGCCAGCAGGAGATCGACCTGCGCTACGCCGACGCGCTGTCCATGGCCGACAACGTCATGACCTTCCGCTACCTGATCAAGGAAGTGGCGATCGACGAGGGCGTGCGCGCCACGTTCATGCCCAAGCCCTTCGCGGAGTACCCGGGCTCGGCCATGCACACGCACATGAGCCTGTTCGAAGGGGAGGCCAATGCCTTCGCCGACCCCGACGATCCGGACAACCTCTCCGGCACGGCGCGCGCGTTCATCGCGGGCATCCTGGAGCACGCGCCGGAGATCTCGGCGATCACCAACCAGTGGGTGAACTCCTACAAGCGCCTGATCCACGGTGGCGAGGCCCCGACCGCCGCCTCGTGGGGCCGCTCGAACCGTTCCGCGCTGGTGCGGGTGCCGATGTACACCCCGAACAAGTCCTCCTCGCGCCGCGTCGAGATCCGCAGCCCTGATTCGGCCTGCAACCCGTACCTGACCTTCGCCGTGCTGCTCGCGGCCGGTCTGCGCGGCATCGAGAAGGGCTACACGCTGCCGCCGGAGGCCGAGGACGACGTGTGGTCGCTGACCACCGCCGAGCGCCGCGCCATGGGCTTCCGGGAACTGCCGGGCACCCTGGACGAAGCCCTGCAGGCGATGGAGCGCTCCGAGCTGGTCGCGGAGACCTTGGGCGAGCACGTGTTCGACTTCTTCCTGCGCAACAAGCGCCGCGAATGGGCCGACTACCGCAGCCAGGTCACGCCCTACGAGCTTCAGGAATACCTCGGGCTGTAATTTTGGCAGCGCCTGCGGCGCTGCGTGTTCGCGGCCCATTATGTCTCGCTTCCGAACGGCCGAGACTCGCGCCTGCGGCGCATGCGCTTCGGCCGCTCGGAAGCGAGACGGGCCGCGAACGGTCGGTCGCAAGACTCCCTCCGTCGGGGCCGAGTTGTGCGCCGGAAGCTCGGTCCTAGGTACGTACCGTTTGCGTGTCTTTCCGTGCCCTGTGCGGGAAAGCGTTGTTCAGGCAACTAAGTTGGGAGCTATGGTTCGGCCCCCAACTGCGCGCTCAGCTGTTCCCGGTGTCGGCCGGCTCGGGTTGCTCGAGCCGAACGCCGCCCAGTCGTTGCGCGAGCTGGCTTGGGACAATGTCGACAGCATTCCGGTGCTGTGGGCGCTGTCGCGGGCGCCCGACGCGGATCTGGCGCTGAGCACGCTGATCCGGTTGCGGGAGGCCCTCGGTGCGGCTTGGGGCGAACTGGATTCGGTGCTGCGGGCCGATGCGTCGTTGCGTGGCAGGCTGTTCGCGCTGATCGGGTCGTCGAGCGCGTTCGCCGATCATCTGGTGGCCGAGCCGTTGGCGTGGAAGTTGTTGCAGCGCAAGGACTTGCCGGATCGGGCCGAGCTGATCGCGGATCTGCTCGACGCGGTGCAGGCGGTGCCCGAAGCGGGCCCCAACGCGAGCCCGATGCTGTATCGGGCCGGGATTTCCGGGCCGGAGACGGTGTCGCTGCTGCGCCGGCGCTATCGCGATCAGCTCATGTTCCTCGCCGCGCTGGACCTCGCGGCCACCGTGGAGAACGAGCGGGTGCTGCCGTATCAGGTGGTGGGCAAACACCTCACGGCGCTGGCCGACGCGGCGTTGACCGCGGCGCTGTCGGTCGCGGTGGCGCGAGTCTGCAAGGACGGGCCGTGCCCGGTGCGGCTGGCCGTGATCGCCATGGGCAAGAGCGGCGCCTGCGAACTCAACTATGTCAGCGATGTCGACGTCGTGTTCGTCGCCGAACCCGCCGACGCCACCGCCACCCGGCTGGCCGCGGAGATGATGAGTGTCGGCAGTCAGGCCTTCTTCGAGGTCGACGCGGCGCTGCGGCCGGAAGGCAAAGCGGGCGCGCTGGTTCGGACGCTGGAATCGCATATCGCGTATTACAAGCGCTGGGCGCGGACCTGGGAATTCCAGGCGCTGCTGAAGAACCGGCCGATGACCGGCGACCTGGAGCTCGGGCAGGCCTACCGCGACGCGCTGATGCCGATGGTCTGGACCGCTTCCGAGCGTGAGGATTTCGTCGCCGACGTGCAGGCGATGCGCCGGCGGGTGGAAGATCTGGTGCCCGCGGATCTGCGGGAGCGGGAACTCAAACTCGGGCACGGCAGTCTGCGCGACGTCGAATTCGCGGTTCAGCTCCTGCAATTGGTGCACGGGCGGGTCGACGACACGCTGCACGTGCAGGGGACCGTCGAGGCGTTGACGGCGCTGGCGGCCGGTGGATACGTCGGCCGCGACGATGCCGCGAATCTCACTGCCTCCTATGAGTTCTTGCGGCTGCTCGAGCACCGGCTGCAGTTGCAGCGCTTGAAGCGCACGCACACGCTGCCCGCCGCCGACGACGAGGAAGGCATGCGCTGGCTGGCGCGTTCCGCGCATATCCGGCCGGATGGCAGGCAGGACGCGGTCGGCGTGCTCGGCGCCGAGATTCGCCGGAACGCGGTGCGGGTCAGGCGATTACACG
This genomic window contains:
- a CDS encoding RNB domain-containing ribonuclease, with the protein product MELHQRIVSAPVDFGAIRSEFGLASAYPAEATAEARDASDAFAGFRIDRTDLEFVTIDPPGAMDLDQAVHLERTETGFTVHYAIADVAAVINPDGALARESGSRGQTFYLPDGTVPLHPPELSEDSASLLPEQTRPAVLWTIECDSAGEPLEYAVERALVRSRARLDYAGVQADADAGRLHPSIAALPEFGQRRIEAGLARGAIGLRLPSQSIIRDDGADGHWQLVVEPRTAADDWNEQVSLLTGMVAARIMLQGDSSGDVIALLRTMPPPAESAIAAMRRTAAALGVDWPADQPVGQMLALLDPNTPAALVLMSEATGLLRGAGYTVLNGDPDAATEATGQESAENTSAAAERRPNLLQHSAIGAPYAHVTAPLRRLGDRFATEICLARHAKTEVPQWVRDGLTEVVSTLRRTDAMANKIERACIDLTESTLLSERVGQAFDAVVIREANGNRAAEIFIADPPVLGPCNGEPPEGSTVRVQLTSADPTTRKIVFTYPA
- the pip gene encoding prolyl aminopeptidase: MTRRTLYPAIEPFDSGMLDVGDGQSMYWEVSGNPDGKPVVFLHGGPGGGTDPVYRRFFDPAAYRIVLLDQRGCGRSTPHIADGAGLETNTTPHLIADIEALRAHLGIERWQVFGGSWGSTLALAYAQQHSERVTELVLRGIFLLRRKEIDWYYNGAAGNMYPDLWEKFLAPVPVDERDSDLVEAYHRLLHSPDPEVAAAAAIAWTTWEGATASLLPNPDRVAEFGDPRFALAFARIENHYFRHGGFLEEGQLLRDLAKITHIPAVIVQGRYDVVCPPVSAWDLHRAWPGSVLHIVDDAGHASSEPGIVDRLVEATDSFARK
- a CDS encoding CHAD domain-containing protein: MEVSAGTALIAALSSDIDRLLAAEPEVRSDADDSVHQMRVATRRLRSVLRSYRMLLQRDRAAEISAELKWLAGLLGVARDAEVRADRFEKLMSKHLDAATEVAEIDTVTGKPVDASGDAPREAKSDGAATSAAAPQDAAPSDARPGDAAPNGGTANGDATRDATPGDAATSDALPGDCAPGGGVTAGETRVNAPIATADDVDKTTARLVTAERARYDGAHAQILAALDSDRYLALRNTLSRWKSEPPLRPSRAAVPAPDFFRVVLQRDHERIEAFIRAEPSTAPADRIEMLHDIRKSAKRLRYSCEAAADILGEEATDLGKHAKHLQSVLGDHRDAIESHEAIVARAAEAEAAGENPALYHLLASAEDEAAHDELENYPAAAEALTTHAPQPAP
- a CDS encoding glutamine synthetase family protein, coding for MDRQKEFVLRTLEERDIRFVRLWFTDVLGYLKSVAIAPAELEGAFEEGIGFDGSAIEGFARVSEADMVARPDPSTFQVLPWATSKGHQHSARMFCDITMPDGSPSWADPRHVLRRQLNKAADVGFSCYVHPEIEFFLLKNGPQDGSKPTPADSGGFFDQAVHDSAPNFRRHAIDALESMGISVEFSHHEGAPGQQEIDLRYADALSMADNVMTFRYLIKEVAIDEGVRATFMPKPFAEYPGSAMHTHMSLFEGEANAFADPDDPDNLSGTARAFIAGILEHAPEISAITNQWVNSYKRLIHGGEAPTAASWGRSNRSALVRVPMYTPNKSSSRRVEIRSPDSACNPYLTFAVLLAAGLRGIEKGYTLPPEAEDDVWSLTTAERRAMGFRELPGTLDEALQAMERSELVAETLGEHVFDFFLRNKRREWADYRSQVTPYELQEYLGL
- a CDS encoding alpha/beta hydrolase, producing MGLRRGVLGVAVLALIAGGCAAQEDEKPSAPMPATPVSLDKFYAQTVQWGSCENVTSDRLPPAAECAKVTVPVDYAKPDGPTAQLALSRIPASGKKIGSLLLNPGGPGVSGLSIVSLAGGSPLAERFDRVGFDPRGVGSSTPSITCLNPQEADAERAERPVDNTPEGIAEQEAENKEYVGKCVERTGADILSHVGTREVVQDMDVIRAVLGDPKLSYLGYSYGTKLGSAYAEKYPDRVRALVLDGAIDSSQDPVDESLRQAAGFQKAFDAFSADCAKQPDCALGSDPAQSVARFRDLVNPLRDKPAATTDARGLSYGDAITGVQQALYSDSLWRVLFTGLAELQQGRGDTLLQLADMYDGRNDDGSYVNTQDAFNAIRCVDDPRITDPAIASRQDAEYRKAAPFLDDGKGTGTAALELCAFWPVPNSSEPHKISVQGLPKVVVVSTTEDPATPYQAGVDLSRQLGASLITFQGTRHTAALVAGDECLDSAVVAYLTDLTEPGSQLTCGQAS
- the panB gene encoding 3-methyl-2-oxobutanoate hydroxymethyltransferase, which encodes MSGSDSETTAYGAAPAEPKKRRKTRVTHLQQMKADGEKWAMLTAYDYSSAVLFEEAGIPVLLVGDSAANVVYGYDTTVPITVDELIPLVRGVVRGAPNALVVADLPFGTYESSPEQALATATRFMKEGQAHAVKLEGGERVAEQIALITAAGIPVMAHIGFTPQSVNTLGGFRVQGRGDAAEQLVHDAMAVQEAGAFAVVMEMVPAEIAGQVTHKLTIPTVGIGAGPDCDAQVLVWQDMAGYTSGKTAKFVKRFASIGLDLRTAAANYADEVRRGTFPGPEHSF
- a CDS encoding PHB depolymerase family esterase, which produces MASSLTTRLAALFGAACAALSLAVTAAAPVYADEEVEPEVNAAACTTTPTNGTEERGPDGRRYLVKVPAGLSGNAPLVVALHGGYSNPRQHLDQSGWEDFANDKKFILVAPRGNKDEGDSNPSTWAWHATSTDVDYIKSVVNEVRTKWCVNPKRIHLTGHSNGGQMASRAGCLASTYFASGAVYAPAPPPTGCNPARAISWGVFHQRGDGTVWHEMAYSHVMYWMWENRPCNNDTPDGGTNTFESKRWSCDAGTSVVWRTYHGGNHDWPTGARRTEVMNRMWALFQGSPLP